cgatctcggctcaccgcaacctccacctcctgggctcaggcaattctcctgcctcagcctcctaagtagctgggattacaggcacgcgccaccacgcccagctagtgttttgtatttttagtagagacggggtttcaccatgttgatcaggatggtctcgatctctcgacctcgtgatccacctgcctcggcctcccaaagtgctgggattacaggcttgagccaccgcgcccggcaagtctTAAGCTTTAGAAGGGATTAACACTACTCTGCTCAATCTGTAGGATCGGTGGAATCACATAATTTATCTTTGCATCTTCGTGCTTGTGAAAGTGGTTCAGACAAACTGCACCAATCCAGGGTCCAACCAGAAAAACAACCCATTCTGAATTTTTAAGCAGAGAGAAATTGCAAACAAGAAACTTGTTATGCAGGAAGTGCTAAAAATCTCCCAGGAAATGGTGAGGCAACCTGGAGATTGGTAGTAGTAGGAAGGAGGAGGTGGTCTTatgggaggctggggagaaggGGGAGTTGACTGGCAGCAGCTGGAGCCACAGCAGGCCTCAATGTGAGCCATGGAGGGTCCCCAAGTCCCTACCCTGGCTTCATCTTTTATCTTCCTTCCAATTTCCCACTGACTGAACTCTGCCAGAATTTCACCAACGGGGAAATGCACCCTCCAGGGACCAGTCCTCCTGTGATACAGGACAGAGCTGTAAAAGTTTGAGGATGAAATCCAAGCAAAACCACCCAAGACCGGCTCACACACTAACagtataaaagtagaaattctggctgggcacagtggctcattcctataaatcccagcaatttgggaggccgaagcaggtggattgcttcagctcaggagttcaagaccagctagacaacacggtgaaatcctgtctttaccaaaaatacaaaaaaagaaaaattagcaggacatggtggtccatacctgtagtcctagctactcaggaggctgaggtaggagggtcgctgagctcaggaggtggaggtcgcagtaagcaaagatcgcaccattatattccagcctgggcgacagagtgagatcctgtcaaaagaaaaaaaaaaaagtggacattCTGTCTTCAAATAGCTGGAGCATATGGACCTCAGAAGACAAATCCCAGGGTAAATAAAGTCACCATGACAAGGGGGATATCCTCTTTTTGcttaaaagaatacataaataaaatgattcatcCACCAAGTAGAAAGACCATGGAATTGTTCCTGAGGAGTATATATTGAAAACATAAATAGATTCATAAACTTAGGTAAATTGATTCTACAAAAATGTGTTCCACGTCTATTATGTGTAAGTTGGTAGCAGCTCCTGGATGCTGTGGCTATGGCATTCTGGAATCCTGTAAGCTCTTCACAGGTGTGCTGCATTCATTTTGTCCCCACTGAGTCCCATACACGTAAGCGATGCCTGTTAGACAGAATGATGAACGTTGCACATCTTGTGAGTTGTGTTCAGTGAGATAAATCTTGCTGTGGGAGGTAAGAAGAATGTTCTAACAGCAAGTAGGGGCTAAGGAAACATGTTACAGAAAAATTGGAGAGCATTGTgttatgaatttcttttttctttcttttttttctttttttgagacggagtttcgctcttgttacccaggctggagtgcaatggcgcgatctcggctcaccgcaacctccgcctcctgggttcaggcaattctcctgcctcagcctcctgagtagctgagatcacaagcacgcgccaccatgcccagctaattttttgtgtttttagtagagacggggtttcaacatgttgaccaggatggtctcgatctcttgacctcgtgatccacccgcctcagtctcccaaagtgctgggattacaggcttgagccaccgcgtccagcgtGTTATGAATTTCTAATGGAACACAGCCTGACAGGTGAGGCACTgcatcaaacaacaacaacagcaatggGAGGAAGACAACATAGGTCCAGGCGAACCTTTCAAGAGAGCCTCCCAAAGTCTAGTATGCAAAAAGATGGAAATCCACTGTGCTGCAGAGGCACATACACAAAGCCAACCACCATACACATATTTCTGAAAGTCCTAAGGCCAAGATGTGTACATAACCACCTCAAATACAAGGTAGAGAATGAGATTTGCgcccaggcatggtgcctcatgcctgtaatctcagcactttgggaggccaaggtgggaggattacttgaccataactctattaaaataaaattttttaaatgagaattgcTACAAACAGTAGATGGTGTCACAAAGAGCAGATGGTAGATTTTGGAGAGGAGCTGTCACTGAAGCTGTATTTTGTATCGTTTTGACCAACAGAGATGGGAAAAGATAATTCTTGGTTGAGGGCACAGCAAAAAGGAAGGGATAACATCTCTAAAGCAGGCATCTTAAATAGCCATAGCAGGTAGTCATTTATTGAAGCAAAGGGTGCCGAAAGGAAGAGAGTAGGAAAGAAAGGTGAAAGTAAAAATTAGGATTATACCCCAAAGGGCCCTCTGAAATTCATAGTTGAATAAATCTACTATGAAAATTGTTAAGCAGAATTTGGATATTTATGGTCTATTCAAAAGCTTTGAAGGCATGTGTCTTGGAAGATGCTTATCCTATCTTATTTAATGTTAGAAGCAGGATGCTGGGTAGATGGACCATAGCCCTGCTGCCCAGGGACTAATGGCAAGCTCAGAGCCAACGCCGTCAGCCAGTTGCCCTAGAAGTATAAAGTCTGGCCTGGGTGCTGAACAGGAATAGTCATCTAACACTCCATCCaggtttatagaaaatatttagaagcaGCTATTGACAAGCAATTTGTCCTTGAAATGAAAGGGCAACAAAGAGTACATTACTAGTTTCAGATTAAAATAATGGAGCGTAAAAATGTTTCGAAATAATTTCATGCTATGTGATTTTTCTGCCAATGCAAGCACTTGGCTTGTACAACAGCGTATTGACAAATATATTCTAACTTGAACAAtctgaccattttttaaaagcctgagtgacaaagaaaGTCATCCAGCTGACATAACTGGAATTCTAATTTCAGATCTTCATGGCCTCACTAAATATTTCTCATAACATTTATGGTTTAGTTTATGTCATCAGAAATAATGTGAAAGTTATCAGTCTCTTCTGCAATATTGCCACAAGAAATTAACTGATAATTTTTGTAAAGCAAGAATTTAAATATAGAAGTTtaaattattgataaataataCTGCATAGTTGTGTTTCAGAACCCAAAATGATATTTTGCCAAgcatatctcattttatattGATGAGCATTAGATAACTTAGTTCATGGGTAAAGATCAAATGTAATGAAGGAGggagatttattttttgtttgcagAAATGCCTACAAAAATAGCTGGCCTGTCACATTATCACCTAGACCATTATTAATGGTTTATCAGAAGTGgccacaaaaatcaccgaaataaaagttttatttcctcAGAAGAATCTGGTACTTGTAGTCCAGAGCACAGTCCagcttaactttctttttttcttttttctttccttttctctttttttttgagatgaagtcttgctctgtcacccagggtggagagcagtggtgcgatctcagctcactgcaacctctgcctcccgggttcaagtgattccctgcctctgcctcctcagtagctgggattacaggtgtccaccatcacaccaagctaatttttgtattttcagtagagatggggtttcaccatcttgaccaggctggtcttgaactcctgacctcctgatccacctgccttagcctcccaaagtgttgggattacaggcatgagccaccatgcctggcccagcttAACTCCAAGTCGTTTTCCTTAGAATTGGCCTCATGATGTATCAGGAGTTGTCAAAGGGAAGTCAGATGACTCCTGCCACAGTGATCCCTTTGGTCTGTCTGGCTCAAATCAGTAAGGGAGTGAGATGCCAGCCTATTGTTTTTAACTAGATTTGGAGTTATAAGCCTTGGATTCCAGTGTGACCACCACCATTAATTTACCCTGTGATTTCGCTGTTTTAGCCTATCCTCATTGGTGAAAAGGGATAATAATAACTTTAACCCATCTTATAGAAATGTAGTAAGGAGAAAAAACAATGCATGTGGAAGTTATCTGAAACACTAAAAGGCCAAATATAAACCTAGGTATTAGTTTTATAAGCGCCTGGAATTACTCAACCTTTTGTTTCTAACTTAAAGCTTGAGAGAAAGCTATTTCCTTTTGCTCCTAATTTGCACAAAAGATACAAAGCATCCCACTTGGACTTTTCTCCTACTTCAAGCATTTGGCTTGCGCAAGAATTTGTCAGGCAGCTACCAACTCATAAAGTTGAAAGGGGAAATCTGAACTCCACTCCGAGTCAAGGGTGTCAAGGTGAAAAGAACAGGAAATGTCATTGGAACTTTCCTAGTCTCCAAGGGGAATCTGGGCAGGACCAAATATGAAGATAAGTACAACCACACAGCCTGTTAGACCACTGCAGAGAATCCATTTCAGTTTAAAGTTGGATGGCAACAGAGGTGACTTGACTCTACATAAAGTTAATCTAGGAGCAGAGTCAAAATTGCTGGGATAGAAATTATACAAGTTTTGCCTCAATCATAAGAGATAACATGTGAAGTGTCTTCCTACCTTGGAGGCTTGTGTCATATCCATGATGATTCCTCTGCCCAGAGGACCCCTTTTGCTTCCCCTTGTTGTCCGTTTTTgctttttggtggtttttttttttttttctttctttttttttttgagacagagtcttgctctgtcacccaggctagagtacaggaGCACCAtagtagctcactgcaacctctgcctcccgggttcaagcgattctcctgcctcagcctcctgagtagctgggactacaggtaagtgccatcatgcccagctaatttttgtacttttagtagagacagggtttcaccacgttggtgaggctggtctcaaattgctgatctcgtgatccactacttcggtctcccaaagtcctgggattacaggtgtgagccaccacacccagcttccttGCTGTCCTTCTTAAGGAGGTCCTTCTTAGGGACGTATTTCCAGCCAACACCACTGCCCTAACCCAATCCAGATCATGTCCAGTGCAAAAACCCAGAGCATCCTGCGTTACTCCAGTGTGTGCATTGATCATTGGAATGATCAGTTCATTATTTTGACAGTTTGACTGTTgttctcttccccctcctctaATCAGCTCCCTGAGGACAACAACTGTTTGATTTCATAGTATCCTCAGAGTGGAGCAGAATGCCTAGCTCAGAGCGGGCCCTcgttaaatatttactgaatgagtgATGAAAGAAATACGATCTGAAAAGAATGCCAAAGAAAATTATCTCAGCTCTTACATCATTTCTAGGTAGGTATATTCATGTAAATATATGCTCTTTATAACGAAACTCTTAATTTACTGTTGCTCCGGGAAAGCATGTTGCAAGCAGAGGGAAATCATACAATGAGGGGTTAAGAAATCAATGACCATAATTTAGTAGTAAGGAAAGGTGTTGCACATCCTGAATAAGGGATCCTTAAGGACTAGACAGTTTACAAGGTCCCAACTACCCAAGCCTAGACATTTCAAGGAAGGGACGTGAAAAGGGCAAAGCCATCACTTTTCAGGCTTGAAGGCACAAGCCAGTCAGCAGACATCAGAGAAAAATTTCCTTCTGGGCCTGTGTCATGTGCTAGAACAGACGGTTACATGATGGAGCCACTGTCTTTCTCAAGTTAACAAGACAGCGCCCAGAGACACAGGTAAAACAGCAGCCAGTTTTGCTGTGCTCTGTGTACTTTCTTCTGTTTTAGCAAGTTGAAAAGTATGGCCAATTTGGCATTCATTCATGTCAATACAAATAaatcaggaagagaaaatgttCAAAAACTATCATTCAAGCTCTGCAGCGTGATAAAGAAGTTTAAGTTCTTAATCTTTATCCTTACGCCCCTGCTTTTTGGAAAAAGATTAAGTCCCCTCctgttttacaattttttctcTCACTCTTGTTCTCAACACATTTGGTgcaattttttaacaaaatgaggTTTTAGTTTCTGCACTGTGGTCATTCTATGAAACATAGTATTAAATTCTATCTTCATCACTAAGTGGCTTGAGTTTGACTTTCTGGCAGCTCAATGTACCCCATTTATTTGTGTgttgaatatgaaaaaaaaaatgaggatgcTGAGTTATGAAGATTGTGTCTTTTCAGGGGCTTTTAAAGCTATAGGGTTTCTATCTTTTCCTTTGAAAGATTGTACACAATATATTACATGGCAAATCAAAATTAATTAAGTGAAACTGAGagatcagagaagaaatataaagaGGTGCCAGTTTCTGTAGAGGTTCTTTCATGGATGATGCTTTGGGCCTATcgatttggaaagaaaaattcatATACATAACTTcaccaatgttttattttatatacaatctATGTTGTTCTTCTACTGTGTCCTACCTAATATTCTACAAATTCTAACTATTTAAAGGTAgatagaaatgaaattatttaaatgctgcttagtaatttcaaaataataataagcaggAGACTTTCTCTTGATCATCAGCCATTTAACCTCTTATACTTGCGCCACTGCTCCTGCTACTACTGGTCGAAATCCCAAACACTCAAATAATCAAAACCCAAAAAggttaatattttttccatttcatattcAAAGCCCATCTCAAGCTATGAACTGCCTTCATTCCTGAAATTGTTTGAAAttcattaactttatttttcctttgggagAGTAAGAACAAGTCATGATGGAAGAGGAAACTGCCATTTGTTTCCTTCTGTGGAATCTCTCCCTTACTGCATTTAGTTGAAGCTGCGAGTGCGGACCTGGGTCTACTCCATTCTGGGGAGGAGTTAGCTTTTTTCTGTTCAGAGAAAATATTCTATGTAAATTTAGTGAAAGAATGGGTGAAtgaaagaatattattttctggccaggtatggtggctcatgtctgtaatctcagcactttaggagactgaggcgaacagatcacttgaggtcaggagttcaaaaccagccaggccaacatggtgaaaacccatttctactaaaaatacaaaaattagccaggtgtgatggcacatgcctgtaatcccagctattcaggaggctggagcaggagaattgcttgaacctaggagggggaggttgcagtgagccgagatagtgccactgcactccagccgagtaacagagtaagactctgtcaaaaaaaaaaaaaaaaaaaaaaaaaaaaaaaaaaaaaaaaaatcacgattTTAACTGTATTAAAATGAATCGTTTTCATCCCATGATTTTACTACAATTTGAAATCCACTGACAATCAGGCTTTGCAAAATAGGTTTTATGCCTCCCTACAAAGAAATAGATCATAACAGAAATGTGGCTTTTGAAGAGCTTAGAAAAAAAGGGGCCTGTGCCGAAGCAAGCTTTACATACCATATCTTGTCGGAGTAACACTTAGAAGCTTCCCTGTGAGTAGAAAGGATCATTTTGGAGTATGAGGCAAAGTTAGTGTTCACAGCAACagatatgtttaaaatgtttcattgagGCTGAGCAATGACCTGTTTCAAACTATCATTGACAACCTTCTTGTTCCATCATCACTGTCTTATGGAGATATACCATGACTTAGGGAGAAATCTTTGCTTTTATCTGATCCACGGCGGAATCTTGTCTCTATATTGTtcctttgcttttactttttttcctctcagtGATTATGAAATTTTCCCTTTGGTTTCTCTTCAAGGGGTCCTTGTGTTTAAGGGGTGAGGGAATGATTAGCTACTTCAGTCTACTTTAATAAAAGTGCCAAGCTCCTGGCTTCCCCGTGGTGTGGCTCTATCCAACACGGAGGTAGAGCTTAATTACACCATGTAGATGTGTGTGCCTGCCGGTCAGGGACCGCGGTAACTGCCACCCCTTACGTGTGCGGTGTGCGCTAACGGGATTCCCCAGAGACTGGTGACACCAAGGCAAGGTAAACGCTGTTCCGTGTTAAATGGAAGCTCAGGCTCCCTTTAAAGTCAAACTTTGCAAAAGACCCTTTAGGCGCAGATCAATGCTCTTTTTTCAAATCTTGAAAAAGACCCTTTAGGCGCAGATCAATGCTCAAGAATGTTGCCAATCACATGCAACCTCCTTAGACGTTTCACGGATATGTTATTTGCGCTCAAGAAGGGGCCTCCTTTCACCCCCGCAATCCAAATCTCTGCTCCGTGCTGCGGACTCAGTGGGGGCTTGTCGGATGAGCCGCTGGGAAAATATTCGTCCCCTCATTTCTCCTTGGTTAACTAAGGTCACTCTGACAGAACGCTTCCCTGTCCCTCTGGGGCTACCTCTGTGGTGCCCTGACCTGCCTCTCTACTAGAAATTCTCTACCTGTTCCGAAGGTTTCCTGGGAATCCCAGCTTCCCAGCTCCCTGCCTGCAAGCAGAATTATCCGCCGGTCCCCACCCCCAAACTGTGGGACAGCAGTGGGGCTGCACTAGCCATTAATGGCCATCATCTATTTTTAATCAGAAGATCACAAGAAAGATGATAAGCGAATCCCAGTCGCAAGTCAATTTAAATAACATTCCTGGGGAAATCCAATCACTTAAAACCGAGACACCTAAGCGAGCGAGAGCCCCCGCCCGTCTGGCGGGCCTAAGCGCGAAGACTGGGTTAATCAAGATCAAGGGGCTCCCGAGCTGAGAGCGGAGCGTTAACCCTTCCAGTCCCAGAGAGCGACTAGGCAAGGGAGGAAAGACGCGGCCGGCCTGGGCCAAGATGCCCGCGGCAGCCCCGCGCAGGCTGCCTCTGCCACTTAGAGCGGCTCCAGACGCCTCGCACCGGGCCCGGGCGGTTGGGCGCGCGAGGTTAAGGTCAGAAGCTAGGGAAACTGCTTGGGCCGCGAGTAGCCGCCGCCTCCCGCAGCCTCCGCGCGCCGCGGGCTCCTCCTCCCGCCCGAGCGTGGCCAAGTGAGGACTGCTCCGGCCGCAGGTAGCTGAGGCGCGGGAGGCGGCGCGCGCGGTACCCGAGCGGAGCGCCGGGGAGGGGCCGACGGACGCGCGGGCGGGcggactcctcagcctcccttccCGGACGTTAGCCGCGGTCTGCGCGGGCCATGTGGGGACCCGGGGTCACGGCCGAGGGCCTGTCGGTGGCTCCGGCGCCGCCGCCtttgctgccgctgctgctgctgctggctctgGCGCTGGTGGCGCCCTCGCGGGGCGGCGGGGGCTGCGCGGAGCTGGCGTGCGGCGAGCGGGAGCGCTGCTGCGACGCGACCAACGCCACGGCGGTGCGCTGCTGCAAGCTCCCGCTGCACGCCTTCCTGGACAACGTGGGCTGGTTCGTCCGCAAGCTCTCGGGGCTGCTCATCCTGCTGGTGCTCTTCGCCATCGGCTATTTCCTGCAGCGCATCATCTGCCCCAGTCCACGCAGGTACCCGCGCGGCCAGGCCCGCCCGGGGCAGCGGCCCGGGCCTCCGGGGGGCGCCGGACCGCTGGGCGGCGCGGGGCCGCCCGACGACGACGACGACTCGCCCGCGCTGCTGCGCGACGAGGCGGCCGCCGGCTCGCAGGACTCACTGCTGGACAGCGGCGGCAGCGGCCGGGGCCGGGGAGGCTGCGGGCGCTCGGAACCCTCCTGCCCCTCGGCGCACGAGCTGCGCGTCGTGTCGCCGGCCTTCCTGCAGCTGCCCAGCTACGAGGAGGTCAAGTACCTGCCCACCTACGAGGAGTCCATGCGGCTGCAGCAGCTCAGCCCCGGGGAGGTCGTGCTCCCGGTGTCGGTGCTCGGCCGCCCGCGAGGCGGGGGCGCCGCGGAGCCCGACGGCGGCGAGGGCCGCTTCCCCCTCATCTGAGCGCCCGGGGATCGGCGGCTGGTGCAGGGCCGGGGGCTGCGGGGGGCACGCAACGGCCGGGgtgccgccgccgctgccgccaaCTGCCTCAGACCCTATCTGGCACTCCGGCCTAACTGCCTGGCACCCCGAGACTGGGCTGTGGTCACTCGTCTCCCTAGCGTTCTCCCGGGAGGTTAGGTTTCCCTGCGTTTCGTTCCGTTGAAAGAAACGTGGGGCACGCGCGCGGCTGCGGCTGCAGCAGGCGACCCTCGAACGCACCTTCGAAGGACGTCCCCGCCCTCTGCCTTACCTGGTCCTGTGGTTCACTCGTAAGTGCCTGCTTCCCAAGTTGAACAGAACACGTGAGCCCTTCGGTGCGTCGGGAGAAGGGCGGTCTTCAGGGCTGAGGAGAAAGCGCGGTTCCACTCCTTTCCCTACCTGCCCCTCGGGCAGGTCACGGTCTCCCAGGGTGGGCACAGGGCGCGGAGCCGTTGGGGACGAGCCGCGACCCGGGACTGCTGCGCGTGGGTGTGGAGAGCGGCACTTGGGTATGATGGACTCGCTCCCACGCGGCGGACCCCCAAAAAACCCCTCGGTGTCTTCCTGATCCGGCAAATAGTCACAGCTGGTGTTTCACAAGGAGCCGGAGCGCGGGGCGTGGGGGAGGGGAACACCTGTGCTACGCGGTGAGTTGCTGTACAGACTCAGGGCGCAGCAACTACGTATATCCATTCGGCTGGACTTTTGATTGTTCAATAATTGAgaaggtatttctatttatttgtcttttcttctaatatttttgccATGCATTGAACGTAACAGGAGGGTATTTCAGCAAATTCATGGCAAGGTAATCGTCTTAATCACTTTTTGTAGGCCATTAATGGTCAGGAAATTGCCCACACTCATTATTGTTCAATAAAACATTggacattatttcattaaaaaagataaacagaggTATGGTCAAACAAGGAAGCATATTTGACATAATAAACATGAAGGATATCTTATTTTCACTatttgagaatatattttatttttagtactgtgacataatatataactttttataataataacTGTATGCATTATGTAGTATAGTGCTTAATTTTATCATTCACCACAtagttatatgtaaaaataattgacATGTACATGCCATATCATGAAACATATGATGTTGTGCATTTTCTCCTCCATTTTTCATTTGGAGTACATTCCACAACATGATCTAAAACATAAACACTTGTGACTTGTAACTTTTGTTTAAAGCCATTAATTGTGCAGTAATGTGCTACAGAAGGATTTGATCAGCTTCTCTTAAGAAACAAATGTATCAGTTTCCTGTTCTGTGACATACCCTTTAAAAGTAAAAGGTAATATAACCTATTTTAATACATTGTGTGTAATGTACATATGCATATTGTCTATGTACTGTAtacacattatttataataatgtattaCAGTTTGTCATTCTcatgaaaggagaaggaaaacaaatacaaaaggtTTCTCTGCTTGAGAAAACATGAATGTTGTATCAAGAACAATCACACACATGGATCTCATACCTGTTTTTAGAACATTGTTCTTCTGATTAAAGAAGTCTGACACTcctgaaaaatcttaaaatatctaACTtgtattagaagaaaaatatttgattaaactTTTAAAGGCTGGTTGAAAAAGTCTGACAtttctgagaaattttaaaatgtaataaaaaagaatgtttaactttaaatttctaaaaactaATGACCCTATgactaaagaaaaatcatttcaagTGTATTAAAACATAGCAAAACATTAAAATCTTTTCTCTGTGCAAATTTTATCAGATGTGTGGCTATATGGTAGTgtatcaaaatatgaaatatgtatttgtCATTTAAAGCAATTTGAGCTGTGAATTGATAAAAGTATCAAGAGATGAGGCTATATCAGTTGAGAATGGTACAAAATTTAATTACTTATAGAGATgatcacatatattaatattactcAAATATCATAAATTTTTGTTACATGTGGCTATCAATACTACTCACCATTCAAACAAACTGGAAAGTTGccgtattttaaaaaatgatttattctttGAGGTTACACTGTTTTAGAAATTTCACAAATGTTACCTGTATCTGAAACatcaacctaaatatccaaaTACCTGTACCAGTATAAGAAGCATAGTCTATATGTAGTTACTGAACATCTTaaagaaattcaacaaaattctataaaaaatacttacAAAATGGATCAAGTATATATCTCTTTTATCAACTATGGAACATTTCTCTCCTTAAAAATCTAGAATGTCTATAAAGTAGTATACATTTGATGATAATCACACAATGAGGTTCTATTGAACTTGAAAATCACAggttttcggccgggcgcggtggctcatgcctgtaatcccagcactttgggaggccgaggcgggtggatcacgaggtcaagagatcgagaccatcctggtcaacatggtgaaaccccgtctctactaagaatacaaaaattagctgggcatggtggcgcacccctgtagtcccagctactagggaggcggaggcaggagaattgcttgaacccaggaggcggaggttgcggtgagccgagatcgcgccattgcactccagcctgggtaacaagagcgaaactccatctcaaaaacaaataaacaaaaaaacaggttttCACCTGTCTTTTTTACCAGCCCAATCCACAAGCTTTTATTCACTTTCCTCAGTTCAATAGAAATGAATTTGAGTCTGCTGtggagtgtttttttgtttgttttcttgcaaTCCACTGATTTACCAAGGACAATTTTGTTCAGGCATAACTCTgtggaaaaaaattctttaaaacgGTTTTTATTAGTGATAAATGAGCATGTTTCCTggtaatacatatacatataacagCCCATATTAACATACACAGAACCTGTGTGTTTGTAACGCTGAACTGCCTggatagaaacatttttaaagcagtaaGGGCAGTATCTGGGTGTTAAGTTTTATAGATTTCACCTGGAAATTATTTGTTACCTAGACAGAATCTATTATATGTAATTGCATGTGTTTATTAATACAGAAAATAGTTATTCTGTtacctgaaaaaaattaaagaaatgattttacttatttttaatattctgtagtAAAAGTGTAGGATAAAACATTGTGCTCTTCAAATATATGTAGAATAATATGGTATTAACTTATGGCATGAAGTATTAATGGAATTAATATAGAATATTAATTTTATGGtatatctatctatttttttttttttttgagaaaagatttcattttgttgcccaggctgaagtgcagggcatgatcacagctcaccgcagacttgactttctgggctcaagggatcctcccacctcagcctcccgagtagctgggactacaggtgcatgccaccacacccagcttaatttttgtatttttttgtagagactgggttttgccatgttgcccaggctggtctcatccacctgggttcaagtgatctgcctgccttagcttcccagagtgctgggattacaggcatgagccaccatgcccagcctgtggcATATCTTAACCAAACCCACCTGGGAGTGCAGTGTTTTCTAGTACTAAGTGAACTTTTGCTCCTGGTTTTCAGTTATCAAAGTAATTTGAATACTGAAACATtttaagcacattttattttcactgacTTCTCATGAGTAGGGA
This is a stretch of genomic DNA from Saimiri boliviensis isolate mSaiBol1 chromosome 9, mSaiBol1.pri, whole genome shotgun sequence. It encodes these proteins:
- the C9H3orf80 gene encoding putative membrane protein C3orf80 homolog, whose product is MWGPGVTAEGLSVAPAPPPLLPLLLLLALALVAPSRGGGGCAELACGERERCCDATNATAVRCCKLPLHAFLDNVGWFVRKLSGLLILLVLFAIGYFLQRIICPSPRRYPRGQARPGQRPGPPGGAGPLGGAGPPDDDDDSPALLRDEAAAGSQDSLLDSGGSGRGRGGCGRSEPSCPSAHELRVVSPAFLQLPSYEEVKYLPTYEESMRLQQLSPGEVVLPVSVLGRPRGGGAAEPDGGEGRFPLI